The DNA window CGCGGGTGTCCAATGAGGTGGAAGCAATGAGTACGACGAGGGCTCCGGGAAGCGTCAGGACCAACCCGAAGACGCCGACCACGTTCCAGGTGACGACGACATCGCCGACGATATTCCACCAGGGGGCCAGCGCGAACACGCTGATCAGGGTGACGGCCAGCCATCCGAGAGGCGCACAGGCGACCATCCGAACGCGGCGTGTCACCGGAATGCCTGTGCGAGCAGCTCGAGCGCAGTGATCACGTGTTCTCTGTCCGGGCCGAGGTGGTCGAGAATGGCTGCATGCGAAGCCAATTCCCGTGGGAACAAGTCGTCGACGAGGCGTTCGCCGTGCGCGGTGAGGTGTACGGATGCGGACCGCTTGTCGGTGGGGTCCGGCATGCGAACAACGATGCCGCGTTCCTCGAGTCGCGACAGCGTCTTGCTGACGCCGGCTCGGGACATGCCGAGGCGTTCGGCCAATCGGATCGCGGTCACTGATTCGGTTTGGTAGCGCAGTGGGACGAGTAGCTCGACGTCGGCGTGCGACAAGGGGGAGTGTGCGTAGATCTCGTCGACCGCTCGGCCCACACCCTCACTGATTTCCTTGATCAGCGCGACGATCGTCATCGGTGACGTGTCGAGGTCGGGATTGTGGATTCGCCACGATTCGATTGTCTCCGTCCTGAGCATGCACTCCCCTTTGTTAACCAGTTAACAATTTGCTACCGTCACTCTACTCGACGAGGAGGGGGCGAGAAGTGGAGTACGACAGTGTGATCATCGGCGGGGGTGCTGCAGGGTTGAGTGCAGCGCTTGTGTTGTCACGTGCCCGCCGCAAAGTTCTGCTCGTGGATTCAGGAAGTCCGCGAAACGTGAAAGCTCGACACCTGCATGGATTCTTGTCCCGCGACGGGATGGCGTCTGCGGAGTTGCTCGACGTCGGCAAGCGCGAAGCGCTCGGTTACGGAACGGAGATCGTTCAGGCCCGCGTCGACTCCATATCGAAGGATCTGACGGTCCACTGCGACAACGGAATCGACGTGCGGGCGCGAGCGGTAGTGGTGGCAACTGGCCTACGTGACGAACTGCCTGCGATCGCCGGACTGGCAGAACTGTGGGGACGGAAGGCTCTGCACTGCCCCTACTGCCACGGTTACGAGGTGCGCGAGAGGACACTCGGCGTGATCGGCGGCGAGAATCGGCCGTTCAGCATTCATCAGGCATCACTGGTTCGTCAATGGTCGGAAGACGTCGTGTTCTTCCCTGGCATCATCGAACTCGAACCCGAGGAACGTAGGAGGTTGCAGGCGCGCGGGGTCTACATCGCCGAAGGCGCCGTGCAGGCAGTCGAGGACGACCGCGACGGGGTGGCGGTGGTGCTCGAGGGTGGCGCAGCGATTCACCGGTCGGCTGTGTTCGTCGGGCCTCGGTTCCTTCCCCGACACGAGTTGTTGGTCGAATTAGGTTGTGCGCGTGCGGACTCTGGATGGGTGGAGACGGACGCTGTAGGAACAACGAGCGTCCCGGGGGTCTGGGCGGCAGGCAACGTCGCAGACTCGCCTGCGCAGATCATCAACGCGGCGAGCGCGGGATCGCGAGCCGCCATCGCGATCAATCACTATCTGCTCGAGCAGGATATTGTCGCGGCGGTAAGCGCACGCTACTGATTCGCGCCCCGATCAAGGGGGTTCAGTGCGATCGCCAGCCTCATCCCGGACCTCCACAGCGCCGCTGCCGTCGAGCGTGGGCGCAGTTGCGCTTCGGCACGCATCGCAGTCTTGAACTCGTCGGCGAAACCGATTCGAGGAAAGCGCGATTCGATATCGCTCAGAAGTGCCGCATCGAGTTCGTGTGCGCGTAGGCCGACTACATCCAGGTGGGCGGCGTCGTGAAGCAGCGCGGCCTCGGGCCCCGCATCGAGAGGGGTCTTGGCGTCCATGTGCCGGGCAATGGCTGTGTGCACGCAGTGTCCACTGGCTGCGGAGCCCCCGTGTGCGGCGACGAACGCGCGCGCATGTTGGGCGCCGAGTACAGCGAAACATCCCACCTGATCGTCCGCTGGGGCGCCGAACCGGATGTCGTGTAGAAGGGCTGCGACATAGAGGTTTTCGGGATCGAAAGACCGACCGTCGACCTCGGCGAGGGCGCTACCGAACTCCCAGCATCTGAGGCTGTGGGCGAGCACCGCAGGAGTCAGGGTTTCCTCCGCCTCCTGCAGAGCATCGCGGCACAGTCTGGAATCCGGTGGCGTCGAACGGGTGCCTGGAAATCTCGGGCTGCTCGGTGCGTCGATCCCGCGCAGCAGGCGAGGCATGGCGATGGTCTGGATCGCAAGGGCGTCGCCGATCACGCGAAGCTGCCCCCGTCGCGTCAATTCACCTGTGCGCATGGGGTCCCTCCGTGATGTGGCCTTGTAGATCGCTTCTGGTGATGGCGAGCATGGCGTCGAGGGTCGTGTCGTCGACGACTCCGCGCTGACGAAGGGACACCGCCCCGTTCGCCGCGGCCCAGGTGGTGAGTACGAGAACTCGGGGATCGGTGTCGCACCCGGACTCAGTGATGTCCCGCGTTACGGTCTCGACCAACGTTTGGAGCGCTTCGTCGATTCGAGGCTTCGCGTGCGCGACCAGTTCGGATTCGGACGTAGCGACGTCGTACAGGCTGAGCAGCCGCAACGCCAGGGGATTCTCCCGGTGGAACGCCACGTACCGGTCGAAGGCGTCGACGATGGACGTCGAGCCTTTCATCTCGTCGACGTGCGTCGTCGTGGTGTGCCAGGCGAGGGCGGCGTACACGTCGGCTTTGCCACCGGCGAAGTTGGCGTAGATGGAACTGACGGCGACATCTGCTGCGCCGGCGAGCATTTCGATCGATGTACTGCGATATCCGTGCTCGAGGAAGAGTGATCGGGCGGCGTCGAGTACCGCAGTATGTGTTCGGCGTTTTCGTTTGTCGGTGGGGGTTTCCAACATCATGGTCTTATCGTAATCTGATTCCGATAACAGAATCAACTTCCGATAGGGGTAGAGATGAATCCCAAGACCGGTTCAGATGCGATGACGATGTTTCTGCCGCAATCACCGTTCGTGCAACACCTGGGGATCGAGCTGATCGATATTTCGGAGGGGCATGCCAGGCTGCGGATGCCGTTCAAGGACGACCTGATCACGGTCGGCGACATGGTGCACGGTGGCGCCCTCGCCGGGTGTATCGACATCGGCATCATGGCGGCCGCGTGGGCAGGCGAGCGTGTGCCCGAGCAGTTGCGTGGTGTCACGATTTCGATGGCGGTCGAATTCGTCGAACCGGCGTTCGCGGAGAGCCTCGACATCGTCGGACGGCGTGTCCGTGCTGGTCGGAGCCTGAGCACGTGCGCAGTCGACATCGTTGCCACGAACTCGGAGCGGCTGGTCGCGACGGGGTTGGGAACCTATCGGATGGGCTGACTGGGGGCTCCGCCCCCAGTGGCACGAATAAGTGCACCAGGGTGAACTCAATCGTGCCACTGGGGTGGAGCGCCATCAACTTGATCGCGCGGGCATTCTGGCTGCGACTGTCGTCGCCACGCGACGACCGAGGTGCTCGGCGGTCGCCAGATCGGATGCGGGTGGTGAGAGCTCGGGGCCCGCATCCGACGGTGATTGCGCCATCGCCCCGAGGAATCCGCCGAGACGATTCAGGTCTTCGGCGGAACCGTGCGTCGTATACAACCATCCCGGGGGTAGCCCCAGATTTATCCAGTGCATACCGTGCTGGGCGGCCAGCAGTACAAAGCTCATGAGAGTGTTCAGTTTGTCGCCGTTGACGCCAGCGGAGTTGGTGAATCCGGCCGCGTACTTGTCCCGCCACTTCAGCGTCGACCAGGCGGTCGACGACTCCTCGGCGAAGCGCCGAAACTCGGCCGACGCCCCGCCCATGTACGTGGGTGAGCCGAAGATGATGGCGTCCGCAGAGTCGAGGATGTCCCACATGTCGGCCGGCGGGTCGCTGACGTCGAACTGATGTACCTCGGCGGACTCACTTGCGGCGCCGCGAGCGACGGCCGATGCCTGCCGTGCGGTGTGTCCGTAGCCGCTGTGGAATACGACGGCAATTGTGACTGCATTCATGCGACGGACTCCCATGCGGTGGTCGGTCTCGGTGTGGCACCGAGGATGTGGTCGGTGTCTTCGACGAGGAACTCGAACAGCTCGGTCGCATCCCGGCGATCGGTGAGTAATGCTGCACCCTGCCCCGACCAGAGTGCGAGTAGCTCGGCATCGTCGCGCTCCGCCGCTGCAGCCTTGAGCGGCGCGGTCATCCAGTTCTGCTGCGGATACGCTGGTACATCGGCGAATTCGAATGCATCCAGGAAGTCATTGCGGATTCCGCGTGCAAGCCTGCCCGAAAAGGCTCTTGTCAGGGCGGTGTATCGAGACCGCGGCGACCTGAGTGCCTGTTTGTGGGCGTCGGGTGCACCGGACTGATCGGTGGCCAGGAAGGCGGTGCCGATCTGGACAGCGTCGGCACCGAGTACCAGCGCAGCGGCGATCCCGCGTCCGTCCGCGATACCGCCGGCAGCGATCACGGGAATCTCGAGCACAGCGGACAGTTGTGCAGTGAGTGGACCGGTGGCCACGGAATCCGACGCAGGGCGCAGGAATGCTGGGCGGTGACCACCGGCTTCGTAACCGGCGGCGACGACGGCATCGACACCAGCGTCCCGCAGCGCAATACCTTCGTCGAGATGTGTTGCCGCGCCGATGGTTCGGATGCCTCGTCGTCGGCACTCGGCAAGTACCTCAGGGCTCGGGATGCCGAATACGAAACTGAACACCGCTGGTCGACGCGCCAGCACGACCTCCACCTGGGCGTCGAAGTCCGGGGACGCGGCGTGCCGATAGACCGGCGGCGACATGCCCGCTCGCTCGAACCACGGGCGTAGGGCATCGGAATATGTGTCGTAGGTGGTGCGATCGAGCTCGTCGGGCTGGCCGGGCCGGGGAACCCAGAGGTTCACTGCGAACGGGTGATTCGTCGCGGCATGCAGCAGCCCTACGGTGACATCGAGTTCTTCCGGCTCGAGATGGTGCGCCCCGAAGGAACCCAGACCGCCGGCATCGGAGACGGCCGCGGTCAGCCCGATGCGGGAGATGCCGCCGCCGAAGGGCCCCTGCACGATGGGGTACCTGAGGCCTAGGGTGCGTGCGAAAGGGGTCCGTGTCCAGTCCGTCATGGCCGATCCTCGCGTCGTAGGGGAAGTTCCCTGACAGTAGACGACCGGTCAACTATTTGTCGAGAGGTAGTTGACCGGTCGTATAGTGGGCTCATGGGACGAACCAGTACGGCGCGTGAACGGGTGCTCGATGCGGCTTGCTCGCTGATCCGAAGCCGTGGCTACGAAGCCGTCGGAGTTGCCGAAGTATGTTCCGTCGCCGACGTGCGCAAAGGCAGCTTCTATTACTACTTCGATTCCAAGCAGGCCCTCACCCGTGAGGTGATCCGCGAGCACTGGCGGAGTGAGCGGGCGCGATGGGTCGCGGTGCTGTCGGCGTCGGGGGCGCCCCTGGTGCGGCTCGAGGCTCTGTTCGACATGCAAGCGGATGATATTCGCGCAGAACAGAAGTCGAACGTCATCAACGGGTGCATCTTTGCGAACCTGTCGCTGGAACTGTCGGCCCGGGACGCGTCGATACGATCGGACCTGGAATCGGTTTTCGACGAACAAATCGCGCTGGTTGCCGAGGTCCTCGGTGAGGCCATGGCCGACGGCAGTCTCCATGCCGACGACACGCCGCATCGACTCGCGTCGGCGATGCTTGCCCAGCTGGAGGGTCTGGTTCTCTTCGCAAAGCTGCGCAATGACGCATCGTCGCTCGACGGGGTGTGGAGTCAGGTTCGCCGTTTGGCGAGTTGACCAGCGGGTCAGCTACTTTCGCTGCCAAGCGGTTCTCCGCTTGAATGTCACCCGCTAGCTATCTGATCGTATGAATGGACCATTCAAGCGGTGGTGGGCCGAGCGGTGGTGCGCACGATGACGGCACCCGCAGCGCACGCGATCACGAGAAGTCCGCCCACGACGGTTTGCCACGTCAGCGCTTCGCCGAGGAGTAGCGCAGCCCAGGCGATTGTCATGACGGGTTGAACCAACTGGACCTGGCTCACCCGGGCCATCGGGCCGATCGACAGACCCCGATACCAGGCGAAGAAGCCGAGGAACATGCTGACTACAGCAAGGTAGGCGAACGCGGCCCAGGTGCTGGGTGTCCCGGACGGTGGTTCGAATGCGACCGCGGCTGCGGCGAGGAGAACCATGACCGGCGATGCCACCACCAGTGCCCACGACACCGTCTGCCACGCGCCGAGGTCACGGGACAGGAGACCACCTTCGGCGTACCCGACGGCGGCAGCGATGACGGATCCGAACAGCAGCAGGTCCGACCAATGTAACCCGAGTACGCCGCCACCGCTGATCAGCGCGAACGCGAGTGCCGCCGCTGCACCGACTGCCGCGGCGATCCAGAAGGCCCTCGGTGGACGCTCGCCCGTGCGCAGAACCGCGACGACCGCGGTCGCTGCTGGCAAGAGCCCGATGACGACGGCTCCGTGTCCTGCGGGAGCGGTCTGTAGTGCGAACGACGTCAGAACCGGAAAGCCGACGACGACGCCACCTGCGACGACAGTCAGGCGCACCCACTGGACTCCATGCGGCAGAGCTTGTCTGGTCAGTGTCAGGGCGCAGGCCGCCAACAGGGCGGCAACGACTGCGCGGCCGGATCCGACGAACAGCGGTGACATTCCTCCGCCGATGGCAAACCGAGTGAGCGGCAATGTAAACGAGAATGCGGTGACCCCCAGGAGTCCCCACATGAGGCCGGCCCGGTTCAGTAGCACTGGTGTGCTGGATCGAGTAGCGCTACTCTGCTGTGTCATGTCCGACGATAGCAGTTCGAAGATAGTGGCGGACCTCCGGCAGTGGATCGCATCGGCGCCCGTCGGTGGAAAGCTGCCGTCGACGCGGTCGCTTGTCGCTCGCTACGGTGCAAGCCCGGTAACGGTGCAGAAGGCACTTCGGACGCTGGCCGCCCACGGTTTGGTGGATACGCGCCCTGGCGTCGGGACGTTCGTACGAACCGTCGCAACGCCGCGGCCCAGCGACTACGGCTGGCAGACGAGCGCACTCGCGGCACTCGGGAACAAGGTTCCCAAACTGCCTGCAGCGTTGCAGGGTGCGAGCAACGACGTCATCGCACTGCACTCCGGTTATCCCGATCGAGAACTGTTGCCGGAGAGACTGGTTCGAGCGGCATTTGGGCGAGCGGCCAGATCCGAAGCGGTGGTGAGCCGTCCTCGTGCGCCAGGAATGGAGGAACTGCAATCGTGGTTCGCATCCGAACTCGCTGCGGTTACGCCCGCTGGTATCAGGCAACCTGCTGCCAGCGACGTCGTTGTTCAGCCCGGAAGCCAAGGGGCGCTGAGCACTATCTTCCGCACACTCGTCGGTACGGGACGGATCCTGTTGATGGAATCGCCCACCTACTGGGGTGCGATCCTGGCAGCGGAGCAGGCGGGCGTCGTCATCGTCCCGGTTCGGAGTGGGTCGCACGGACCCGACTCCGACGAACTGGCCAGGGCGTTCGAGGAGACCGGTGCACGAGCGTTCTACGCCCAGCCGAACTTCGCGAGCCCGACCGGCGCGCTGTGGTCGAGCGAGTTGGCCGACCGTGTTCTGAGTGTAGTGCGTGCGCACTCCGCGTTTCTGATCGAGGACGATGCTGCGCACGATTTCGGGATTACGGCGGACTCGAGTCCCATCGCAGCGCGAGACGATGGCGGTCACGTCGTCTACATTCGATCGCTGGCCAAGAGTGTTTCACCCGCGGTGAGGGTCGCGGCGGTCATTGCACGTGGTCCCGCACACGAGCGAATACTGGCCGATACGCAGGTGCAGTCGATGTACGTCAGTGGGGTGCTCCAGGGCGTCGCGCTCGACGTCGTCACCCATCCGTCGTGGAAAGCGCACCAGCGCAACGTCCGTCAACTCTTGCGTGCGAGACGCGACCTGCTCGTCGAGAGTCTGCGCGAGCACGCTCCCAACGTCCATCTCGACGCCGTTCCCCGTGGGGGAATCAATCTGTGGGTCAGACTTCCCGACACGTCCGATCTGGATCAGGTTGTCCTGGAATGTAAATCGGCCGGGGTGATCATCGGCGCAGGTGACGATTGGTTCCCGGCCGAGGCGACCGGCAAATACCTCAGACTCACTTACGCGGGACCCAATCCGAGTACCTTCCCTGACGCCGCGCGCACGCTGGGCCGGATCGTCGGGTAGTGGAGGCTCCGCCTCCAGTGGCACGAAAGAGTGCACCAGGGTGAACTTAATCGTGCCACTGGCGCGGAGCACCGGCTTTTACCCGCCCGGCTGAACCTGCGGGTCCTGCTGCGGGATCTCCTGGAGCTGCGGATCTTGCTGCTGCTGTTGTTGTTGTTGCTGCTGCTGCTGCTGCATCTGCTTGGCGAACTCGCAGTTCGACTTGGCGTACGTGTCGATCCGGGCGCTGGCATCGCTTGCGGCGGTGAAGCTCTCGGCATCGATGTTGGCTTGAGTCTTCTGCTGGTACTCCTCGAACGAGGCGGACTCGGTGACGAGGTCGGTCACCTGGGCGCTGGCGTCGCGCACCGTGGTGAGATCGGCTGCGATGTCCGCGTCAGCCGATTCGATGGCAGGGTCGTAGTGCTCGGAGAGTCCGTCACCGTACTTCTTCAGCACAGCCTGCATTCCCGGCCAGTCGGAGGGATCGATCTCGGCGGACGACTGCGACTCCATCTCGAAATTCGAGATGTCCTCGAGCTGGGTGCAGATATCCCCGCCACCGTCTGCATTGGCCCCACCGTCCGAACCACTGTCCGAACCGTCGTCGGACCCGCAGCCAGCGAGCCCCACGGTCAGTGCAGCAGCGAGGACGACGATCGAGCGACGCGGGAACTTCATACGGGTACTTCTCCAGACTTCGGGTGGGTAAGACGTCCTCCACAGTCACAGTTACACGGCGCGTTGTCGAGTTGGCGTTGCGAACGTTGGTAAATATCCAGTCGCTTCGCGGACTTCACGTCCGGTTGGCCGCGGACGCGAACCCAAGCCAGGTGTGCCTGTTTCCTGCCCAGCACCAACCGACTTTCGGGGCGTTGCGGTTGTTCTTTCCGTCTCGCCCGGTGCCGTTGCTGATCCACAGCGCAGGGGTCCGTGTGTCGAGCGCTCCATTCGGTTTGCGTAGCCGAGACCCGATCGTCATGAAGCAATGTCCCCGTTCGAGCACGTCGGGCACTTGGATCAGCCAGTGGATCCCCTCGATCAGTGTCAGAGGTGTGCGGTCTGCGGCAAGGATGGCGGGTAGCGCCTCGTCGGGGCTCCAGTTCTCCATCTCGTCGCCGCGTGTCGGCCCGTGGACCAGGTATGCCGGACCCGCCGGGATCGTCAACGACTCGATCGGGGTGAACCGGTCGACGTCCGGCATGTCCGAGACGACGAATCCGCACACGCCCGACAACTCGAGCATCGGTGCGAGCGCGGATGGACCTACGCCACCCAGGACGAGGAGCGCATCGTCAGTGGCATCGGAGACGGCGCCGCGGACCTGGGCGTCGGTGATGCCGGCGAGCGAATGAACGCCGAGTTCGATCAGCCGCTCGGCCTGTTTGCTCAGTGGAGGAAGCGCGTACAAGGTGAACCACCTTTCGTCACCGTACAGTGTACGCTCCATCTGGATTGAGTCCTGTCGAGTTCGAACGTATGGTCGAACAGTGAGGGTCAACGGATCGAGTGGTGGCGTGGATCCTCGGCGTCGACCGTTCAAGGTGCTGACCCCTGCGGTGAAGGTCCTGATCGACCTGTCGGTCCTCTACCCGCAGCCTCCGCATCACAGCGGCACGTTCACCGCCGAGGGCTTCGACGTCCGCACCGTCGTGCCAGGCGACCTCACCGAGTGGTCCATGACTGTCGACGGTGACTGGATCGGCCGTGTCACCTACCAGCTCACGTCGAAGGATCGCTGTGAAACGGTCACGCACTGGGTTCCGAGTCGTGTGCTCAAGCCCCTTACGTCGAAACGATGAAGTTCACGCCAAGGCGAGGAAGAGCTTCTCGAGCTCCGCCTCGGTCATGGGCTCTTTGTTGTCGGCTGTTTCACCCGTCATGCATTCGCGGAGACCGGTCGCGACGATTTTGAACCCGGCTTTGTCGAGAGCGCGAGAGACGGCCGCGAGCTGCGTGACGACGTCCTTGCAGTCGCGGCCGTTCTCGATCATGCCGATCACACCGGCGAGCTGGCCGTGTGCCCGTCGCAGGCGGTTGAGTACCAATGCGATGCTGTCTTCGTCGCCGATCATGTCGGTCTCCTAGGGAGTAGTGGTGCCGGTAGTGTCAGGTTACCCCCGGGGGCATAGAACGGGTAGCTGTCTCAGGCTTGCGCGCTACCGAGTGCGTCGATGGCCGCCTGCAGCTTGACGGTCGCCTCTGCTGCGACGTCGGACAGACCGGGTTCACCGGTTACCTCGACCATGATCGCCGGATTCATGGCCTCGACGACCACCGAGCCTTCAGTCGTGGTGTCGGCGCGGACGACGACGTTGCACGGCAGCAGTAGCCCGATCTGCCGCATGACCCCGACTGCGCGGTGTGCAAGGTTCGGGTTGCAGGCGCCGAGGATCAGGTACTTCTCCATATCCTCGCCGAGCTTGGCCTTCAAGGTGGCCTGCATGTCGATTTCGGTCAGTACTCCGAACCCTTGCTCGGACAATGCCGCTTTGGTGCTCTGGACTGCGGCATCGAAATCGGTGTCGGTCAGTGTGGTTGTCAATGCGATGTTCATCGTGCCTCCTGTAGATGGCGAAACAATCTGTGTGAAATATTCAGTGCGAGAAACTTATCGAGGGCAACACCCTGCGGAGCCATGCCGGCGACCACCACGCGCCGTGTCCGCTCAAACGGAGCAGCACCGGAAGCAGGATAAGTCTGATCAGAAAAGCGTCGAGTAGGACCGCAACACCGAGGATAATTCCCATTTCCTTCGGGGGAAGCGGATCCGACAGCGCGAAGGTGAAGAACACTGCGACCATCACCGCAGCTGCGGCGAAAATGACGCGTCCGGAGTGTGCGAGTCCGTCGACCTGTGCGGCCTTGGGGTCACCGGATCGCTCGTAGTGTTCTTTGGCAGTGGCGAGAAGGAATACGGTGTAGTCCATGGCGATGGCGAAGATCATTGCGAAGAAGAACACCGGGCCCCACCCGTCGAGGAAGCCCTGCGGGGTGAATCCGAGCAGCGACGAGCCGTGTCCGTCCTGAAAGATCAGTTTCGCGACACCGAACGCCGCGGCGGTGGACAGCAGGCTGACGACGGTTCCCAGCAGTGCAATAAGAGGGGCCTGCAGTGCGACGAGTAGAAGAACGAAACCGAGGACCAGGATGATGCCGATCACGATCGGCAGGTAGTCGTTCAGGGCCTGCTGCAAGTCGAGATTCTCCGCGGGAGCACCTCCGACGAGTGCCGACCGGGGTAGTTCCGCCCGCAGATCCTGCAGGATGGTGCCCATCGATTCATCGGATGGGTCCACTGCCGGAATTGCCTGCAGCAGTGCGTAGTCGGAACCGTCCTGCGCCTGCTGGGGTGGGGTGACCATCGAAATTCCGTCGACGGTGCTCGCGGTCGCGGCGGTGGATTCGGCGTCGGCCGAGGGGACGACGATCTGCAACGCGCCGGGCGCGCCGTCACCGAACTGTGCTTGAACCAGTTCGTATCCCTGGCGCACGGGTGCGTCTTCGGGCACGACGGTGATGGAGGGCATGGCCACTTTCAATCCGAGGACCGGAAGTGCCAGTGCGATCAGGATCCCGACCGACACGACAGCGAACGGCCACGGGTGCTTGTGCAGCACTTCGCCCCAGGCGGCGAACTTCGGTGAACGGTGGTGTTGACGCTTGGCGTACGGCAGCGACGCGGCGTTGACCTTAGGGCCGAGTGCACCGAGTACCGCCGGCAACAGGGTCATCGTGGCGACCAGAACGAAGGTGACCGCCATCATGATGCCTACCGCCATCGTCCTTACCGCCGGTGCTGGAACGAGCAACACAGCCGACAGGCTGACCAGAACCGTCAGACCGGACAGGACGACGGCTTTGCCTGCGGTATCCATGGTTTCGGCGACTGCGGCTCGTGGATCGCCATGGCGCAGAGCGTCGCGGAAGCGCGCAACGATGAACAGCGCATAGTCGATACCCAGTGCGAGGGCGAACATCATCGCGAAGTTCATCGCCCATACCGAGATCGGCGTCACCTCGTTGAGCAGTACGAGACCGCCGGCGGACGCGACGAGCCCGGCAACGGTCAGCAGTAGGGGTAGGCCCGCGGCGACGAGTGAGCCGAAGGCCAGGACCATGATCGCCAAAGTGACCGGCCAGGAGATCAATTCGGCCGCAATCATGGCGTCGTGGTTGGCGACGTTGAAGTCGGACCACAGTGCCGACGATCCGGTTGGGTAGACCTCGATTCCGTCGGTCGACAGGGCGGTCAGCTCGTCCTTGACGTCGTCGACAGCTTTGACCATCTCGTCCGTGCTCGCGTTGGCACCGGCAATGAGAATTCCGGTGTGCGAGTCCGGACTGATCGTCATACCCGGTTGCGGCATAACGACATCCCCGAAACGTGAGTCCCCGTCGAAGACCGCTGCGACGTCGGCGAGTGTCTGTTGCACGGCCGCGTCGCCGATCGATGCAGTATCGGAGTGCACTACGACCTGAACGGCGGCCGAGGAATTTCCGCCGAAGTGTTGCTGTGCCAGTTCACGGACCTGAACGGACTCGGACCCGTTGGCTTGCCAGCCGGCCCCGGCGAGCGAGGTGAACACCGTCGGTGCCGCTGATCCGAGGGCGATCAGCGCGAGCAGCCACACCCCGAACACCCACTTGCGGTGGGTGACCATCGCGGCCCCTGCGCGCCCGAGCATGCCGGGTGAGGCGGCGTGGGGGGCTTCGGTGTCCAGAAGGGCGTCGGGCAGAGGCATTGGTCTCCTTATACGGGCGGGGGTATTGAATCGAGCGCTCGACGCCGTGCTGATGCAGTGGGCGTGTGTCCACTACGATGACATATACCGAGGGGGGTATGCAAGTACCCCTGGGGGTATCAATGGCGATGGTCAACACTGAGTAAAACATTGCCCGAGAGTGGGCAAACCGGTGCGGCGCCGGTATTCGGTGGGGTTGTATCGAGGGATGAGTCACAACCCCCTGTCCATGGACCATCTCGCTGCGGACGGGGGGACGATCAGCTCGATCGAGACAGCGATCAACAACGCGTTCGATCCCATCTCCGCGGCCGTGACGAACTTCGTCTTCTACTCCGTGAACATCGCGGGCGCTGACGTACCGCTCATCGTCCTGTGGTTGATCGTCGGCGCCGTCATCTTCACGGTCTCCTTCAAGTTCATCCAGTTCCGCGGTGTCAAGCGCGCATTGATCCTAGTGAGCGGCAAAGAGGACGAACCCGACGCGCCCGGGGAGGTCAGTCACTTCCGCGCAC is part of the Rhodococcus sovatensis genome and encodes:
- a CDS encoding MarR family winged helix-turn-helix transcriptional regulator; the encoded protein is MLRTETIESWRIHNPDLDTSPMTIVALIKEISEGVGRAVDEIYAHSPLSHADVELLVPLRYQTESVTAIRLAERLGMSRAGVSKTLSRLEERGIVVRMPDPTDKRSASVHLTAHGERLVDDLFPRELASHAAILDHLGPDREHVITALELLAQAFR
- a CDS encoding NAD(P)/FAD-dependent oxidoreductase → MEYDSVIIGGGAAGLSAALVLSRARRKVLLVDSGSPRNVKARHLHGFLSRDGMASAELLDVGKREALGYGTEIVQARVDSISKDLTVHCDNGIDVRARAVVVATGLRDELPAIAGLAELWGRKALHCPYCHGYEVRERTLGVIGGENRPFSIHQASLVRQWSEDVVFFPGIIELEPEERRRLQARGVYIAEGAVQAVEDDRDGVAVVLEGGAAIHRSAVFVGPRFLPRHELLVELGCARADSGWVETDAVGTTSVPGVWAAGNVADSPAQIINAASAGSRAAIAINHYLLEQDIVAAVSARY
- a CDS encoding TetR/AcrR family transcriptional regulator; the encoded protein is MGRTSTARERVLDAACSLIRSRGYEAVGVAEVCSVADVRKGSFYYYFDSKQALTREVIREHWRSERARWVAVLSASGAPLVRLEALFDMQADDIRAEQKSNVINGCIFANLSLELSARDASIRSDLESVFDEQIALVAEVLGEAMADGSLHADDTPHRLASAMLAQLEGLVLFAKLRNDASSLDGVWSQVRRLAS
- a CDS encoding PaaI family thioesterase, yielding MNPKTGSDAMTMFLPQSPFVQHLGIELIDISEGHARLRMPFKDDLITVGDMVHGGALAGCIDIGIMAAAWAGERVPEQLRGVTISMAVEFVEPAFAESLDIVGRRVRAGRSLSTCAVDIVATNSERLVATGLGTYRMG
- a CDS encoding TetR/AcrR family transcriptional regulator, with the translated sequence MMLETPTDKRKRRTHTAVLDAARSLFLEHGYRSTSIEMLAGAADVAVSSIYANFAGGKADVYAALAWHTTTTHVDEMKGSTSIVDAFDRYVAFHRENPLALRLLSLYDVATSESELVAHAKPRIDEALQTLVETVTRDITESGCDTDPRVLVLTTWAAANGAVSLRQRGVVDDTTLDAMLAITRSDLQGHITEGPHAHR
- a CDS encoding nitronate monooxygenase, whose amino-acid sequence is MTDWTRTPFARTLGLRYPIVQGPFGGGISRIGLTAAVSDAGGLGSFGAHHLEPEELDVTVGLLHAATNHPFAVNLWVPRPGQPDELDRTTYDTYSDALRPWFERAGMSPPVYRHAASPDFDAQVEVVLARRPAVFSFVFGIPSPEVLAECRRRGIRTIGAATHLDEGIALRDAGVDAVVAAGYEAGGHRPAFLRPASDSVATGPLTAQLSAVLEIPVIAAGGIADGRGIAAALVLGADAVQIGTAFLATDQSGAPDAHKQALRSPRSRYTALTRAFSGRLARGIRNDFLDAFEFADVPAYPQQNWMTAPLKAAAAERDDAELLALWSGQGAALLTDRRDATELFEFLVEDTDHILGATPRPTTAWESVA
- a CDS encoding flavodoxin family protein, yielding MNAVTIAVVFHSGYGHTARQASAVARGAASESAEVHQFDVSDPPADMWDILDSADAIIFGSPTYMGGASAEFRRFAEESSTAWSTLKWRDKYAAGFTNSAGVNGDKLNTLMSFVLLAAQHGMHWINLGLPPGWLYTTHGSAEDLNRLGGFLGAMAQSPSDAGPELSPPASDLATAEHLGRRVATTVAARMPARSS
- a CDS encoding HD domain-containing protein, which codes for MRTGELTRRGQLRVIGDALAIQTIAMPRLLRGIDAPSSPRFPGTRSTPPDSRLCRDALQEAEETLTPAVLAHSLRCWEFGSALAEVDGRSFDPENLYVAALLHDIRFGAPADDQVGCFAVLGAQHARAFVAAHGGSAASGHCVHTAIARHMDAKTPLDAGPEAALLHDAAHLDVVGLRAHELDAALLSDIESRFPRIGFADEFKTAMRAEAQLRPRSTAAALWRSGMRLAIALNPLDRGANQ